In Selenomonadales bacterium, a genomic segment contains:
- a CDS encoding ACT domain-containing protein, translated as ICPHINRPGVIGTVGTLLGGKGINISGMQVSKTEDQGTNIMVLTVDNDVPPAVMEEVLAIDGIFGAKLVDFHAL; from the coding sequence CATCTGTCCGCATATCAACAGACCGGGCGTTATCGGTACAGTCGGTACGCTCCTCGGCGGCAAAGGCATCAACATCAGCGGCATGCAGGTCAGCAAAACGGAAGACCAAGGCACTAACATCATGGTACTTACGGTAGACAACGATGTACCGCCTGCTGTTATGGAAGAAGTTTTGGCGATCGACGGTATCTTCGGTGCAAAACTCGTAGACTTCCACGCACTCTAA
- a CDS encoding aldo/keto reductase, whose product MKKRILGKTGLAVTEIGFGALPLQRCTMEEAGVVLNAVLDAGINFIDTARGYTDSEEKIGAHIANRRGEYYLATKTVKRTKAEAAAELETSLRNLKTDYIDVYQFHNVKYQSDLDAILAEGGAYEAALEAKAQGKIRHIGITGHDPALMAKAIATGFFETVQVPFNFIEQNALKELIPLAEKMNIGIIVMKPLGGGQIQQKSRSLRFILQHPITVAIPGMDEVKQIEENIAASDAEPLTEAELAEMQKEAEELGPNFCRRCAYCAPCTVGIDIAQCFIFHLQYTAYGMQDSIPARYAGLDVKASACIDCGVCETRCPYDIPIRERLRQVAKDLG is encoded by the coding sequence ATGAAAAAACGCATCCTCGGTAAAACAGGTCTTGCCGTCACAGAGATCGGCTTCGGTGCACTCCCGCTCCAGCGTTGTACGATGGAAGAAGCAGGCGTCGTCTTAAACGCCGTCTTAGACGCAGGAATCAACTTCATCGACACCGCGCGCGGATACACCGACAGCGAAGAAAAGATAGGCGCGCATATCGCAAACCGCAGAGGCGAATACTATCTTGCGACCAAGACGGTCAAACGGACGAAAGCAGAAGCGGCGGCAGAACTTGAAACGAGCCTCCGTAACCTCAAGACAGACTACATCGACGTATACCAATTCCACAACGTCAAATATCAGTCCGACCTCGATGCAATATTAGCCGAAGGCGGTGCGTATGAAGCTGCTCTCGAAGCCAAAGCACAAGGCAAGATCCGCCATATCGGTATCACAGGTCACGACCCTGCGCTCATGGCAAAAGCTATCGCAACAGGCTTTTTTGAAACAGTACAAGTACCATTCAACTTCATCGAGCAGAACGCGCTCAAAGAACTTATCCCGCTCGCCGAAAAAATGAACATCGGCATCATCGTCATGAAACCCTTGGGCGGCGGTCAGATACAGCAAAAATCGCGCTCGCTTCGATTCATTCTGCAGCATCCTATCACGGTCGCGATCCCCGGCATGGACGAAGTGAAGCAAATTGAAGAAAACATCGCCGCAAGCGATGCCGAGCCACTCACCGAAGCGGAGCTTGCCGAAATGCAGAAAGAAGCCGAAGAACTCGGCCCGAACTTCTGCCGCCGCTGTGCATACTGCGCACCGTGCACCGTCGGCATCGACATCGCACAATGCTTTATCTTCCACCTGCAATACACAGCCTACGGCATGCAGGACTCTATCCCTGCCAGATACGCAGGTCTTGATGTCAAGGCATCTGCCTGCATCGACTGTGGTGTGTGCGAAACGCGTTGTCCGTATGACATTCCGATCCGCGAGCGTCTTCGTCAAGTGGCGAAAGACTTGGGCTAA
- a CDS encoding NAD(P)/FAD-dependent oxidoreductase, translated as MNDIYDIAIIGGGPAGLSAALTARIRGQKVALFEHLDFSRKLQRAHDVDNYLGMPHRTGTDIMREMADHVLAHKPDVIREKVISVFPGKKDFTIACKEEMYTASAVIIATGVTSSKLFDGEKQLLGKGVSYCATCDGMFFRGKTVAVISYGQEGESDACYLANLCKEVYYIPQYRADMNLRADNIIVENVVPRRIEGEKKTERLVTNKGELAVDGVFIIRESDPVENLVRGLTLDGTHIAVDRQMRTNIKGLYACGDNTGRPYQVSKAVGEGLVAALSAVEYLHEQANTAES; from the coding sequence ATGAACGACATCTACGATATCGCCATCATCGGAGGCGGTCCCGCGGGACTGTCTGCCGCTCTCACCGCGCGTATCCGCGGGCAAAAAGTCGCCCTGTTCGAACATCTCGACTTCAGTCGTAAGCTGCAGCGCGCCCACGACGTAGACAACTACCTCGGCATGCCGCATCGCACAGGTACGGATATCATGCGCGAGATGGCAGACCATGTACTGGCACACAAGCCCGACGTCATTCGCGAGAAGGTCATCTCCGTATTCCCCGGCAAAAAAGATTTCACCATCGCCTGCAAGGAAGAGATGTACACCGCAAGCGCCGTCATCATTGCGACAGGCGTGACGAGCAGTAAGCTGTTTGATGGCGAAAAACAGCTCCTCGGCAAAGGCGTCAGCTATTGCGCAACGTGTGACGGGATGTTCTTCCGCGGAAAAACAGTCGCCGTCATCTCCTATGGGCAGGAAGGCGAGAGCGATGCCTGCTACCTTGCGAACCTCTGCAAAGAAGTCTACTACATTCCGCAATACCGCGCCGACATGAACCTGCGCGCCGACAATATTATTGTAGAAAACGTCGTCCCGCGCCGCATCGAAGGCGAGAAAAAGACCGAACGACTTGTGACGAACAAAGGCGAACTTGCCGTAGACGGCGTATTTATCATACGCGAATCCGACCCTGTCGAAAACCTTGTCAGAGGACTTACCCTCGACGGTACGCATATCGCCGTCGATCGACAGATGCGCACGAACATCAAAGGGCTCTACGCCTGCGGTGACAATACAGGCAGACCGTATCAGGTATCAAAAGCCGTCGGCGAAGGCCTTGTCGCCGCTCTCAGTGCCGTAGAGTACCTCCACGAACAGGCAAACACAGCCGAATCGTAA